A part of Pseudomonas sp. HR96 genomic DNA contains:
- a CDS encoding TetR/AcrR family transcriptional regulator, whose amino-acid sequence MTLEVPAHSIPNAGKPASRIRQKNEETIIQAAEDEFARHGFKGTSMNTIALKAGLPKANLHYYFTNKLGLYVAVLSNIIELWDSTFNNLDPEDDPAQALTRYIRAKMEFSRRQPQASRIFAMEIISGGQCLTEYFSQDYRLWFAGRAQVFQGWIEAGKMDPVDPVHLIFLLWGSTQHYADFATQICQVTGRTRLTKQDFETAGDNLIRIILKGCGLTPPL is encoded by the coding sequence ATGACCCTCGAAGTCCCAGCCCACAGCATCCCCAACGCCGGCAAACCGGCCAGCCGCATCCGTCAGAAGAATGAGGAAACCATCATTCAGGCCGCGGAAGACGAGTTTGCTCGCCACGGTTTCAAGGGTACCAGCATGAACACCATTGCGCTGAAGGCAGGGTTGCCCAAGGCCAATCTGCACTATTACTTCACCAACAAGCTGGGCCTGTATGTGGCGGTGCTGAGCAACATCATCGAGTTGTGGGACAGCACCTTCAACAACCTGGACCCCGAGGACGATCCGGCTCAGGCGCTGACTCGCTACATCCGCGCCAAGATGGAGTTCTCGCGCCGCCAGCCGCAGGCCTCACGCATCTTCGCCATGGAGATCATCAGCGGCGGGCAGTGCCTGACCGAGTATTTCAGCCAGGACTACCGCCTCTGGTTCGCCGGCCGGGCCCAGGTGTTCCAGGGCTGGATCGAGGCAGGCAAGATGGACCCGGTCGACCCGGTGCACCTGATTTTCCTGCTGTGGGGCAGTACCCAGCACTACGCCGACTTCGCCACGCAGATCTGCCAGGTCACTGGCCGCACGCGCCTGACCAAGCAGGATTTCGAGACCGCCGGCGACAACCTGATCCGGATCATTCTCAAAGGCTGCGGGCTGACCCCGCCGCTGTGA
- a CDS encoding uracil-xanthine permease family protein, producing the protein MPPESSAPNDLIYGLNDRPNPMAAVLAALQHVLASFVGIITPPLIIGSALGLGAHMPYLISMALMVSGVGTFIQARRPFGIGAGMICLQGTSFAFLGAVLSAGFMVKARGGSPEDIMAMVFGVCFFGGLVQIVLSRFIGQLRRVITPLVTGIVITLIGISLIKVGVTDLGGGFGAADFGAPGNLGLGAFVLVVIILLNRSNTPWIRLSAIIIGLALGSIAAWFSGKLVPQALPALPLISVPLPFKFGFAFDWSAFLPVALIYLISTIETVGDLTANCMLSREPISGPSYIARLKGGVLGDGVSCMLAATFSAFPNTTFAQNNGVIQLTGVASRYVGLYIGALLFMLGLIPAIGAVLQQIPKPVLGGATLVMFGSVAAAGVRILAQTSLDRRNMLIIATSFGVGLGIASQPELLHHLPKLVQNLFDSAITSGGITALLLNLILPQPRETAPLAPELEPAVVKTPV; encoded by the coding sequence ATGCCCCCAGAATCATCCGCCCCTAACGATTTGATCTACGGCCTCAACGACCGCCCCAATCCCATGGCCGCCGTGCTGGCCGCCCTGCAGCATGTGCTGGCCAGTTTCGTCGGCATCATCACCCCGCCGTTGATCATCGGTTCGGCCCTGGGCCTCGGCGCGCACATGCCCTACCTGATCAGCATGGCCCTGATGGTGTCCGGGGTCGGCACCTTCATTCAGGCGCGGCGGCCATTCGGCATCGGCGCCGGCATGATCTGCCTGCAAGGCACCAGCTTCGCCTTCCTCGGCGCCGTGCTGTCGGCCGGCTTCATGGTCAAGGCACGCGGCGGCAGCCCCGAGGACATCATGGCGATGGTGTTCGGTGTGTGCTTCTTCGGCGGCCTGGTGCAGATCGTCCTCAGCCGCTTCATCGGCCAGCTGCGCCGGGTCATCACACCGCTGGTGACCGGCATCGTCATCACCCTGATTGGCATCAGCCTGATCAAGGTCGGCGTCACCGACCTGGGCGGCGGCTTCGGCGCGGCCGACTTCGGCGCCCCGGGCAACCTCGGCCTGGGCGCCTTCGTGCTGGTGGTGATCATCCTGCTCAACCGCTCGAACACGCCGTGGATTCGCCTGTCGGCGATCATCATCGGCCTGGCCCTGGGCAGCATCGCCGCCTGGTTCAGCGGCAAGCTGGTGCCCCAGGCGCTGCCCGCGCTGCCGCTGATCAGCGTGCCGCTGCCGTTCAAGTTCGGTTTCGCCTTCGACTGGAGCGCCTTCCTGCCGGTGGCATTGATCTACCTGATCAGCACCATCGAGACGGTGGGCGACCTGACGGCCAACTGCATGCTGTCGCGCGAACCCATCAGCGGGCCGAGCTATATCGCCCGGCTCAAGGGCGGCGTGCTGGGTGACGGCGTCAGCTGTATGCTCGCCGCAACCTTCAGCGCCTTCCCCAACACTACCTTTGCCCAGAACAACGGCGTCATACAGCTGACCGGCGTGGCCAGCCGCTACGTCGGCCTGTACATCGGCGCGCTGCTGTTCATGCTCGGGCTGATCCCGGCCATCGGCGCCGTGCTGCAGCAGATTCCCAAGCCGGTGCTGGGCGGCGCTACCCTGGTGATGTTCGGCAGTGTCGCGGCTGCCGGCGTGCGCATCCTCGCGCAGACCTCGCTGGACCGGCGCAACATGCTGATCATCGCCACCTCGTTCGGCGTCGGCCTGGGCATCGCCTCGCAACCGGAGCTGCTGCACCACCTGCCCAAGCTGGTGCAGAACCTGTTCGACTCGGCGATCACCAGTGGCGGCATCACCGCCCTGCTGCTCAACCTGATCCTGCCACAGCCTCGCGAGACCGCGCCGCTGGCGCCCGAGCTGGAGCCTGCGGTGGTGAAAACGCCGGTCTGA
- a CDS encoding aspartate aminotransferase family protein, whose product MNMPEKAPAGIASQLKLDAHWMPYTANRSFQRDPRIIVAAHGSYLTDDQGRQIYDSLSGLWTCGAGHTRKEIQEAVSRQLGVLDYSPAFQYGHPLSFQLAEKITELTPGKLDHVFYTNSGSECADTAVKMVRAYWRLKGQATKTKLIGRARGYHGVNVAGTSLGGVNGNRKMFGQLMDVDHLPHTLLPGNVYSKGSPEEGGIALADEMLKLIELHDASNIAALIVEPMAGSAGVLPPPKGYLKRLREICDQHNILLIFDEVITGFGRTGSMFGADTFGVTPDLMCIAKQVTNGAIPMGAVIASSEIYQTFMNQPTPEYAVEFPHGYTYSAHPVACAAGLAALELLQKENLVQRAAELAPHFEQVLHGVKGAKNIVDIRNFGLAGAIQLAARDGDAIVRPYEVSMKLWKAGFYVRFGGDTLQFGPTFNAQPQDLDRLFDAVGEALNQVD is encoded by the coding sequence ATGAACATGCCTGAAAAAGCCCCGGCTGGCATCGCCAGCCAGCTCAAGCTCGACGCCCACTGGATGCCCTACACCGCCAACCGCAGTTTCCAGCGCGACCCGCGAATCATCGTCGCGGCCCACGGTAGCTACCTGACCGACGACCAGGGCCGGCAGATCTACGACAGCCTGTCGGGCCTGTGGACCTGCGGCGCCGGGCACACCCGCAAGGAAATCCAGGAAGCGGTGTCGCGCCAGCTGGGCGTGCTCGACTACTCCCCGGCGTTCCAGTACGGCCATCCACTGTCCTTCCAGCTGGCGGAAAAAATCACCGAGCTGACCCCGGGCAAGCTCGATCACGTCTTCTATACCAACTCCGGTTCCGAGTGCGCCGATACTGCCGTGAAAATGGTCCGCGCCTATTGGCGTCTCAAGGGCCAGGCCACCAAGACCAAGCTGATCGGCCGCGCCCGTGGCTACCACGGCGTCAACGTCGCCGGCACCAGCCTGGGTGGGGTCAACGGCAACCGCAAGATGTTCGGCCAGCTGATGGACGTCGACCACCTGCCGCACACCTTGCTGCCGGGCAATGTCTACTCCAAGGGTTCGCCCGAAGAGGGCGGTATTGCCTTGGCCGATGAAATGCTCAAGCTCATCGAGTTGCACGATGCGTCGAACATTGCTGCGCTGATCGTCGAGCCGATGGCCGGCTCGGCCGGCGTACTGCCGCCGCCCAAGGGCTACCTCAAGCGTCTGCGCGAGATCTGCGACCAGCACAACATCCTGCTGATCTTCGACGAAGTCATTACCGGCTTTGGCCGTACCGGCTCGATGTTCGGCGCCGACACCTTCGGGGTGACGCCAGACCTGATGTGCATCGCCAAGCAGGTCACCAACGGCGCCATCCCCATGGGCGCGGTGATTGCCAGCAGCGAGATCTACCAGACCTTCATGAACCAGCCGACGCCGGAATACGCCGTCGAGTTTCCCCATGGCTATACCTACTCGGCGCACCCGGTGGCCTGCGCGGCCGGCCTGGCGGCTCTGGAGCTGCTGCAAAAGGAAAACCTGGTACAGCGCGCCGCCGAATTGGCGCCGCACTTCGAGCAAGTGCTGCACGGGGTGAAAGGCGCGAAGAACATTGTCGACATCCGCAACTTCGGCCTGGCCGGCGCCATCCAGCTGGCGGCCCGCGACGGTGACGCCATCGTGCGGCCGTATGAGGTTTCGATGAAACTGTGGAAAGCCGGCTTCTATGTACGCTTCGGCGGCGACACCTTGCAGTTCGGGCCAACCTTCAATGCCCAGCCGCAGGACCTCGACCGCCTGTTCGACGCCGTCGGCGAAGCCCTGAACCAGGTCGATTGA
- a CDS encoding CoA-acylating methylmalonate-semialdehyde dehydrogenase, translating to MSTIQHLIHGELVSSGERSADVYNPSTGQVIHQLPLATRDTVQQAIDSAKKAFPAWRNTPPAKRAQVMFRFKQLLEQNEARISQRISEEHGKTLEDAAGELKRGIENVEYACAAPEILKGEYSRNVGPNIDAWSDFQPLGVVAGITPFNFPAMVPLWMYPLAIACGNCFILKPSERDPSSTLLIAQLLHEAGLPAGVLNVVHGDKVAVDALIEAPEVKALSFVGSTPIAEYIYKEGTARGKRVQALGGAKNHAVLMPDADLDNAVSALMGAAYGSCGERCMAISVAVCVGDQVADALVAKLVPQIQSLKIGAGTTCGLDMGPLVTGQARDKVSGYVEEGVRAGAQLVVDGRGLSVAGNEDGFFLGGCLFDRVTPEMRIYKEEIFGPVLCIVRVDSLEAAMQLINDHEYGNGTCIFTRDGEAARLFCDEIEVGMVGVNVPLPVPVAYHSFGGWKRSLFGDLHAYGPDGVRFYTRRKAITQRWPQRASHEASQFAFPSL from the coding sequence ATGAGCACTATCCAACACCTGATCCACGGCGAGCTGGTCAGCAGCGGCGAGCGTAGCGCCGACGTCTACAACCCATCGACCGGCCAGGTGATCCATCAATTGCCGCTGGCCACTCGCGACACCGTGCAGCAGGCCATCGATTCGGCGAAAAAAGCCTTCCCGGCCTGGCGCAACACGCCACCGGCCAAGCGCGCCCAGGTCATGTTCCGCTTCAAGCAGCTGCTCGAGCAGAACGAAGCGAGAATCTCCCAACGGATCAGCGAGGAGCATGGCAAGACCCTGGAAGACGCCGCCGGTGAACTGAAACGCGGCATCGAGAACGTCGAGTACGCCTGCGCAGCACCGGAAATCCTCAAGGGCGAGTACAGCCGCAACGTCGGGCCGAACATCGATGCCTGGTCCGACTTCCAGCCGCTGGGCGTGGTGGCCGGCATCACCCCGTTCAACTTCCCGGCCATGGTGCCATTGTGGATGTACCCACTGGCCATTGCCTGCGGCAACTGCTTCATCCTCAAACCATCGGAGCGTGATCCGAGCTCGACGCTGCTGATTGCCCAGTTGCTCCATGAAGCAGGCTTGCCGGCAGGCGTGCTCAACGTGGTGCACGGCGACAAGGTGGCGGTGGATGCGCTGATCGAGGCGCCCGAGGTCAAGGCGCTGAGCTTCGTCGGCTCCACGCCGATTGCCGAGTACATCTATAAGGAAGGCACTGCACGGGGCAAACGCGTGCAGGCTCTGGGCGGGGCGAAGAACCATGCGGTGCTGATGCCCGATGCCGATCTGGACAACGCGGTGAGCGCGCTCATGGGCGCGGCCTATGGTTCCTGCGGCGAGCGCTGCATGGCCATTTCGGTGGCGGTGTGTGTTGGCGACCAGGTGGCCGATGCCCTCGTGGCCAAACTGGTTCCGCAGATCCAGTCGCTGAAGATTGGTGCTGGCACTACCTGCGGCCTGGACATGGGGCCCCTGGTCACCGGGCAGGCGCGCGACAAGGTCAGCGGCTATGTGGAAGAGGGCGTTCGCGCCGGAGCCCAGCTGGTGGTGGACGGCCGTGGCTTGAGTGTGGCCGGCAACGAAGACGGCTTCTTTCTGGGTGGTTGCCTGTTCGACCGGGTTACGCCCGAGATGCGCATCTATAAAGAAGAGATCTTCGGGCCGGTGTTGTGCATCGTGCGTGTCGACAGCCTGGAAGCAGCCATGCAGCTGATCAACGACCATGAGTACGGCAATGGCACCTGCATCTTCACCCGTGACGGTGAAGCGGCCCGGTTGTTCTGCGACGAGATTGAAGTGGGTATGGTCGGCGTCAACGTACCCTTGCCGGTGCCTGTGGCCTATCACAGCTTTGGTGGCTGGAAGCGTTCGCTGTTTGGCGACCTGCATGCCTATGGCCCTGATGGCGTGCGTTTCTATACGCGGCGCAAGGCAATTACCCAGCGTTGGCCGCAACGGGCCAGCCATGAAGCTTCGCAATTCGCCTTCCCAAGCCTTTGA
- a CDS encoding ABC transporter ATP-binding protein gives MSTDLLPQRLQMRGISKRYPGCLANDAIDLSIQAGEIHALLGENGAGKSTLMKIIYGVTQPDSGTLLWEGQPVRMRNPAQARALGIGMVFQHFSLFETLSVAQNIALAMGPGQTPRQLEAKIREVSARYGMSVEPQRLVHSLSIGERQRVEIIRCLMQDIRLLILDEPTSVLTPLEADELFVTLRRLASEGCSILFISHKLAEVRALCHSATVLRGGRVSGHCRPAECSDLELARLMVGDAEGLSAQYPKTRGTEDFLTVNHLSWRNPDPFGCSLKALNLAVRSGEIVGIAGVAGNGQEELLALLSGEQTLGSDGATRIKFGERAVGHLRPDARRALGLAFVPAERLGHGAVPELSLADNALLTSFQQGLVSKGLIQRDKVRELADTIIRRFAVKTPDAQAPARSLSGGNLQKFILGREILQQPRLLVAAHPTWGVDVGAAATIHRALIALRDAGAAILVISEDLDELFQICDRLGALSGGRLSALKATGQIHPAELGGWMAGRFATDTAAAPLSSINS, from the coding sequence ATGTCCACAGACCTACTGCCCCAGCGCCTGCAGATGCGCGGTATCAGCAAGCGCTACCCCGGCTGCCTGGCCAACGATGCCATCGACCTGAGCATCCAGGCCGGGGAGATCCACGCCCTGCTCGGCGAGAACGGCGCGGGCAAGAGCACCCTGATGAAGATCATCTACGGCGTGACCCAACCCGACAGCGGAACCCTGCTGTGGGAGGGCCAGCCGGTGCGCATGCGCAACCCGGCGCAGGCGCGGGCGCTGGGCATTGGCATGGTGTTCCAGCATTTTTCCCTGTTCGAGACGCTCAGCGTGGCGCAGAACATCGCCCTGGCCATGGGCCCCGGGCAGACGCCGCGCCAGCTGGAGGCGAAGATCCGCGAGGTGTCAGCGCGCTATGGCATGAGCGTCGAGCCACAACGGCTGGTGCACAGCCTGTCGATCGGCGAGCGCCAGCGGGTCGAGATCATTCGCTGCCTGATGCAGGACATTCGCCTGTTGATTCTCGACGAGCCTACCTCGGTGCTGACACCACTGGAGGCCGACGAATTGTTCGTGACCTTGCGCCGGCTGGCCAGCGAAGGCTGCAGCATCCTGTTCATCAGCCACAAGCTGGCCGAAGTGCGCGCTCTGTGCCACAGCGCTACGGTGCTGCGTGGCGGGCGGGTGTCCGGGCACTGCCGGCCGGCCGAGTGCAGTGACCTGGAACTGGCGCGGCTGATGGTCGGCGACGCCGAGGGCCTGAGTGCGCAGTACCCGAAGACCCGGGGCACCGAGGACTTTCTCACGGTCAACCATCTGTCCTGGCGCAACCCCGATCCCTTTGGCTGCTCGCTCAAGGCGCTCAACCTGGCGGTGCGCAGCGGCGAGATCGTCGGTATCGCCGGCGTCGCCGGCAACGGCCAGGAAGAACTGCTGGCCCTGCTCAGCGGCGAGCAGACCCTGGGCAGCGACGGTGCCACGCGAATCAAGTTCGGCGAACGCGCGGTCGGCCACCTGCGTCCCGACGCTCGCCGCGCGCTGGGGTTGGCGTTCGTCCCGGCCGAGCGGCTCGGGCACGGCGCGGTGCCGGAACTGAGCCTGGCCGACAACGCCCTGCTGACGTCCTTCCAGCAGGGCCTGGTGAGCAAAGGGCTGATCCAGCGCGACAAGGTTCGCGAGCTGGCCGACACCATCATCCGCCGCTTCGCGGTCAAGACCCCGGACGCCCAGGCACCGGCGCGCAGCCTGTCCGGCGGCAACCTGCAAAAATTCATCCTTGGCCGCGAGATCCTCCAGCAGCCACGCCTGCTGGTCGCGGCGCACCCGACCTGGGGCGTCGACGTCGGTGCCGCCGCCACCATCCATCGTGCCTTGATCGCCCTGCGCGATGCCGGCGCGGCGATTCTGGTGATTTCCGAGGACCTGGACGAACTGTTCCAGATCTGCGACCGCCTCGGCGCCCTCAGCGGCGGGCGCCTCAGCGCCCTGAAAGCCACCGGGCAGATCCACCCGGCCGAACTCGGCGGCTGGATGGCCGGGCGCTTCGCGACCGACACGGCGGCCGCCCCCCTTTCCTCGATCAACAGCTGA
- a CDS encoding LysR family transcriptional regulator → MSRRPDPLAQVSDFDIRLLKIYRSVVECGGFSAAENVLGIGRSAISQQMSDLEQRLGLRLCQRGRAGFSLTEEGREVYQSALQLLGALENFRTEVNGLHQHLRGELNIGLTDNLVTLPHMRITHALAQLKDRGPDVRIQIRMIAPSQVEQGVLDGSLHVGVVPQASALSGLEYQPLYSERSLLYCAVGHPLFYADDGQLDDPRLNAQEAIAPTFRLPADIQARYQALNCTASASDREGMAFLILTGRYIGYLPDHYAMFWVQQGRLRALKPSQRFYDLSLSWVTRKGRRPHLVLESFLESLAATAG, encoded by the coding sequence ATGAGCCGCAGACCCGACCCCCTCGCCCAAGTCAGCGACTTCGACATCCGCCTGTTAAAGATCTATCGCAGCGTAGTCGAGTGTGGCGGCTTCTCCGCTGCCGAGAACGTGCTGGGCATCGGCCGCTCGGCCATCAGCCAGCAGATGAGCGACCTCGAGCAGCGGCTCGGGCTGCGCCTGTGCCAACGCGGGCGCGCCGGTTTCTCGCTGACCGAGGAGGGGCGCGAGGTGTATCAGTCGGCGCTGCAACTGCTCGGCGCCCTGGAGAACTTTCGCACCGAGGTCAACGGCCTGCACCAGCACCTGCGCGGCGAACTGAACATCGGCCTGACCGACAACCTGGTGACCCTGCCGCACATGCGCATCACCCATGCCCTGGCCCAGCTCAAGGACCGCGGCCCGGACGTGCGCATCCAGATACGCATGATCGCCCCCAGCCAGGTCGAGCAAGGGGTGCTCGACGGCAGCCTGCACGTTGGCGTGGTGCCCCAGGCCAGCGCGCTGTCCGGGCTGGAATATCAGCCGCTGTACAGCGAACGCTCGCTACTTTACTGCGCCGTCGGCCACCCGCTGTTCTATGCCGACGACGGCCAGCTTGACGACCCGCGCCTGAATGCCCAGGAAGCCATCGCCCCGACCTTTCGCCTGCCGGCCGACATTCAGGCGCGCTACCAGGCCCTCAACTGTACGGCCAGCGCGTCGGACCGCGAAGGCATGGCGTTTCTGATCCTCACCGGGCGCTATATTGGCTACCTGCCCGATCACTACGCCATGTTCTGGGTCCAGCAGGGCCGGTTGCGCGCCCTCAAGCCGAGCCAGCGCTTTTATGACCTGAGCCTGTCGTGGGTCACGCGCAAGGGCCGCCGCCCCCATTTGGTGCTGGAAAGCTTTCTGGAAAGCCTGGCGGCAACCGCAGGATGA
- a CDS encoding YigZ family protein translates to MPSTLLEPCEFREEIRKSRFITLAAPINSAAEAQSFIERHSDSDATHNCWAWKLGEHYRSTDDGEPGGTAGRPILAAIQAQDCDQVVVLVIRWYGGIQLGTGGLARAYGGGANKCLQQAGKRLLVKRVLVSCSCTFAELPLVKLRVAELAGLVEQEDFTAEGADLMLAVEPQQVAGLQQQLADLSRGRIRLQGQ, encoded by the coding sequence ATGCCCTCCACCCTGCTCGAGCCGTGCGAATTTCGCGAAGAGATTCGCAAGAGCCGTTTCATCACCCTCGCCGCCCCGATCAACAGCGCCGCCGAGGCGCAGAGCTTCATCGAACGCCACAGCGACTCGGACGCCACGCACAATTGCTGGGCCTGGAAGCTGGGCGAGCACTACCGCAGTACCGACGACGGCGAGCCCGGCGGCACAGCCGGGCGGCCGATACTGGCGGCTATCCAGGCGCAGGACTGCGACCAGGTAGTGGTGCTGGTGATTCGCTGGTACGGCGGCATCCAGCTGGGCACCGGCGGCCTGGCGCGGGCGTATGGCGGCGGCGCCAACAAGTGCCTGCAGCAAGCTGGCAAGCGGCTGTTGGTCAAGCGCGTCCTGGTGAGCTGCAGTTGCACCTTTGCCGAGCTGCCATTGGTCAAGCTGCGGGTGGCGGAGCTGGCCGGGCTGGTCGAGCAGGAAGACTTTACCGCCGAGGGCGCAGACCTGATGCTGGCGGTGGAGCCGCAGCAGGTGGCGGGGTTGCAGCAGCAGTTGGCGGATCTTTCCCGGGGGCGGATTCGCTTGCAAGGTCAATAG